DNA sequence from the Caldisericaceae bacterium genome:
TTATTATCAGATTACTTGATCCTCCACTACATGAATTTTTACCACAAAGAGAAAGACTTGAAAAAGAAATTGATGAGCTAAAAGCAAGCGGAAGTAATCCAGAATTATTAAAGAAAAGAGAGCGAGAGCTAAAAAGGTCGGATGAATTAAAAGAATTTAACCCCATGATTGGTTTTAGAGGTTGCAGAGTAGGTATCATTTATTCTGAAATTTACGAAATGCAAACACAGGCAATTGTTGATGCGGTAATTAGATTAAAGAAAGAAGGTTTTGACCCCATTCCAAAGATAATGCTACCTTTGATTGGCCATGTTAACGAAATGAAACTTCTAAGAGAGTTGGTGGAAAAAATTGTTAAAGAGAAATTAGAAAAAGAAAATCTGTCCATGAAAATAGAAATTGGAACCATGGTCGAAGTGCCAAGAGCTGCTCTTACTGCCGATCAAATTGCAATGTTTGCTGACTTCTTCTCATTTGGAACGAATGACCTTACACAAACAACATTTGCATATAGTAGGGATGACGCCGAAGGAACATTCTTACCCTACTATCTTGAACATAAGATACTTCCAAAAGATCCATTCATGACAATTGATAGAGAAGGGGTAGGAAAACTTGTAAGAATTGGTGTTGTTCTTGGAAGGCATACTAATCCTTCTTTGGAAATTGGTATTTGCGGAGAACATGGTGGTGATCCTGAATCAATTGAATTTTTCCACTACGCTGGGTTAGACTATGTTAGCTGCTCACCTTTCAGAGTTCCTATCGCAAGACTTGCCGCTGCACAGGTGGCAGTAAAGGAAAAAAATAGAAAATAATTGATAAGTGTTTAGAGAGATATTAGAAGATTTAGAAGAAAAACTGCTCTCTCCTTACGCAAGCTTATCAAAAAGATCAAAGGGGAGAGCAGTTCCCGAAGAAAGAGATGCATACCGAACTGATTTTCAAAGAGATGCTGATAGGATTATTTACTCAAAGGCATTCAGAAGATTGCAATACAAGACGCAAGTATTCATCGCTCCTAAAGGTGATCACTACAGAAATAGACTGACGCATACCCTTGAAGTAATGGCTATTTCCCGATCAGTTGCAAGATCATTAAGACTAAATCCAGATTTAACTGAGGCAATTGCTCTTGGTCATGATTTGGGACACGCACCTTTTGGGCATAAAGGCGAAGAAGTCCTGAATGAAAAAGTTAAATCGTATTTTCCTGATATGCATTTTTTTCACCCTGAGCAGAGTTTGCGTGTGGTTGATGTTTTAGAAAAAAGGATAAGATCAGATGGTAGTATAGTTTTTGGCTTGAATCTTACTTACGAAACTCGAGATGGAATTGCAAAACATAGTAAAGGCTTGAAGAATTTAAGTGATTTATCTCTGTCAGAAATTCCTATTACCTTAGAAGGCCAAGTAGTAAGGATTTCAGATAGAATCGCTTATCTACACCATGATTTAGACGATGCAATAAGAGCGGATCTTGTAAAAGAAACTGATGTTCCAGAGAATGTAAGAAAAGTTTTAGGAGAAAATAATAGTAAAAGGCTTTCTTCGCTTATCATCAATGTTATAAGCGAAAGTAACGGTAAAGATAAAATTTCTTTATCTAAAGAATTTGAAGAAGCAATGGATGAATGGAAAGATTTTCTTACCGAAAAAATTTATTTAAGTCCCGTTGCAAAGAAAGAAGACGATAAAGTAAAAACTCTTTTAAGTTTTTTATTTGATTATTTTTATGAAAATCCATATAAAATGCTTTCATATATAAAGTCTCACCCAATTTCTATTACCCAAAA
Encoded proteins:
- a CDS encoding deoxyguanosinetriphosphate triphosphohydrolase, yielding MFREILEDLEEKLLSPYASLSKRSKGRAVPEERDAYRTDFQRDADRIIYSKAFRRLQYKTQVFIAPKGDHYRNRLTHTLEVMAISRSVARSLRLNPDLTEAIALGHDLGHAPFGHKGEEVLNEKVKSYFPDMHFFHPEQSLRVVDVLEKRIRSDGSIVFGLNLTYETRDGIAKHSKGLKNLSDLSLSEIPITLEGQVVRISDRIAYLHHDLDDAIRADLVKETDVPENVRKVLGENNSKRLSSLIINVISESNGKDKISLSKEFEEAMDEWKDFLTEKIYLSPVAKKEDDKVKTLLSFLFDYFYENPYKMLSYIKSHPISITQKNPLEYIKENKRERIILIVDYISSMSDRFAIEVAQSLIFPQSIS